One Trachemys scripta elegans isolate TJP31775 chromosome 4, CAS_Tse_1.0, whole genome shotgun sequence genomic region harbors:
- the CALCB gene encoding calcitonin gene-related peptide 2 isoform X3 gives MVMLKISSFLAVYALVMCQMDSSQATPLRPGLDSITDRVTLSDYEARRLLNALVKEFVQMTAEDLEQATEGNSVTAQKRACNTATCVTHRLADFLSRSGGVGKSNFVPTNVGSKAFGRRRRNAQI, from the exons ATGGTTATGCTGAAGATTTCATCTTTCCTTGCTGTTTATGCCTTGGTTATGTGCCAGATGGATAGCTCCCAGGCAACCCCACTCAG ACCTGGCTTAGACTCTATAACGGATCGAGTGACACTCAGTGATTACGAAGCTCGGCGGTTATTAAATGCGTTGGTGAAAGAATTTGTTCAGATGACAGCGGAAGACCTGGAACAAGCGACTGAGGGGAATAG tGTAACAGCACAGAAAAGGGCATGTAACACAGCAACCTGTGTGACCCATCGTCTGGCAGACTTCCTGAGCAGGTCAGGAGGAGTGGGCAAGAGCAACTTTGTACCTACCAATGTGGGATCTAAAGCTTTTGGGAGGCGAAGAAGAAATGCTCAAATATAA
- the CALCB gene encoding calcitonin gene-related peptide 2 isoform X2: protein MVMLKISSFLAVYALVMCQMDSSQATPLRPGLDSITDRVTLSDYEARRLLNALVKEFVQMTAEDLEQATEGNSSVTAQKRACNTATCVTHRLADFLSRSGGVGKSNFVPTNVGSKAFGRRRRNAQI from the exons ATGGTTATGCTGAAGATTTCATCTTTCCTTGCTGTTTATGCCTTGGTTATGTGCCAGATGGATAGCTCCCAGGCAACCCCACTCAG ACCTGGCTTAGACTCTATAACGGATCGAGTGACACTCAGTGATTACGAAGCTCGGCGGTTATTAAATGCGTTGGTGAAAGAATTTGTTCAGATGACAGCGGAAGACCTGGAACAAGCGACTGAGGGGAATAG cagtGTAACAGCACAGAAAAGGGCATGTAACACAGCAACCTGTGTGACCCATCGTCTGGCAGACTTCCTGAGCAGGTCAGGAGGAGTGGGCAAGAGCAACTTTGTACCTACCAATGTGGGATCTAAAGCTTTTGGGAGGCGAAGAAGAAATGCTCAAATATAA
- the CALCB gene encoding calcitonin gene-related peptide 2 isoform X1 yields MVMLKISSFLAVYALVMCQMDSSQATPLRPGLDSITDRVTLSDYEARRLLNALVKEFVQMTAEDLEQATEGNSLDRPISKRCASLSTCVLGKLSQELHKLQTYPRTDVGAGTPGKKRNVLNDLENERYANYGESLGNN; encoded by the exons ATGGTTATGCTGAAGATTTCATCTTTCCTTGCTGTTTATGCCTTGGTTATGTGCCAGATGGATAGCTCCCAGGCAACCCCACTCAG ACCTGGCTTAGACTCTATAACGGATCGAGTGACACTCAGTGATTACGAAGCTCGGCGGTTATTAAATGCGTTGGTGAAAGAATTTGTTCAGATGACAGCGGAAGACCTGGAACAAGCGACTGAGGGGAATAG ccTGGATAGACCTATTTCCAAACGCTGCGCCAGTCTGAGTACTTGTGTGCTGGGCAAACTGTCTCAAGAATTGCACAAATTGCAAACTTACCCTCGTACTGACGTCGGGGCTGGAACTCCTGGCAAGAAAAGGAATGTGCTGAATGACCTGGAAAATGAACGCTATGCAAACTATGGGGAATCCCTGGGAAACAACTAA